In Desulfobaccales bacterium, a genomic segment contains:
- a CDS encoding NAD-dependent malic enzyme produces MYTLSVEDEDTVIRIKRELLDQATVSRFLDLVNLSAFLEKSRTSEARETILARMLGLPTGVALLRDPALNKGTAFTEKEREILGLQGLLPPRVHTMEEQISRVMENLHRKPNDIEKYIFMISLQDRNKTLFYRVVTDHIEEMMPIIYTPTVGQACLEFGHIFRRPRGIFISTKDRGRMHKLLRNWPYRNIRIIVVTDGERILGLGDLGADGMGIPVGKLALYSACAGIHPSLTLPVTFDVGTENESLLNDPLYIGIKQRRLRGAAYDDFVEEFMVAVEEVFPRTLVQFEDFGNINAFRLLDRYRDRLCTFNDDIQGTAAVTLAGLLSAIRLTGGQLKDQTFLFLGAGEAGLGIGDLTVSGMTKEGLSVEEARQRCWYVDSKGLVVKSRSDLTGHKLRYAHDHEFLPDFLTAVEALKPTAIIGVSGRHGGFTQPVLEAMASMNERPMVFSLSNPTSNTECTAEEAYRWTQGRAIYASGSPFDPVIFDGKKLVPAQGNNVYIFPGVGLGVLACGSQRVTDEMFFVAAKALAAEVSEGDLELGSVYPPLCKIREVSVKVAAVVAEVAYQRNLATKPRPDDLPAYIKSQMYEPKYQSYV; encoded by the coding sequence ATGTACACACTGAGTGTTGAAGACGAAGACACAGTTATCAGGATCAAGCGGGAACTGTTGGACCAGGCAACGGTTTCAAGGTTCCTCGACTTGGTTAATTTATCCGCGTTTCTGGAAAAAAGCAGAACTTCCGAGGCCAGAGAAACGATCCTGGCCAGGATGCTGGGGCTGCCCACCGGAGTGGCATTACTCCGAGATCCGGCTCTCAATAAAGGGACGGCATTCACCGAAAAGGAACGGGAGATCTTAGGTCTACAGGGACTCTTGCCTCCCCGGGTCCATACCATGGAGGAACAAATCTCCCGGGTTATGGAGAATCTACACCGAAAGCCCAATGACATTGAGAAGTATATCTTCATGATTTCTCTCCAGGATCGCAACAAGACCTTGTTTTACCGGGTGGTCACGGACCACATCGAAGAGATGATGCCCATCATCTATACGCCTACGGTGGGGCAGGCCTGCCTGGAATTTGGTCATATTTTTCGCAGGCCGCGGGGCATCTTCATTTCGACCAAAGATCGTGGACGGATGCATAAACTCCTGAGAAATTGGCCATATCGTAATATCCGTATCATTGTGGTAACAGACGGAGAGCGTATTCTCGGACTGGGAGACCTGGGTGCGGACGGCATGGGCATCCCGGTGGGAAAACTTGCCCTTTACAGCGCCTGTGCCGGCATCCATCCTTCCCTCACTCTCCCGGTGACTTTTGACGTGGGCACAGAGAACGAGTCCCTCCTGAATGACCCCCTCTATATCGGCATCAAACAGCGCCGCCTGCGGGGCGCGGCCTACGATGATTTTGTCGAGGAGTTTATGGTTGCCGTAGAAGAAGTCTTTCCCCGGACCCTGGTGCAGTTTGAAGATTTTGGGAATATCAATGCCTTTCGGCTCTTGGACAGGTATCGAGACCGCCTCTGTACCTTTAACGATGACATCCAGGGCACTGCCGCGGTGACCCTGGCCGGTCTCTTATCAGCTATACGCCTTACGGGCGGCCAGCTTAAGGATCAAACCTTTCTCTTCCTGGGCGCCGGTGAGGCCGGGTTGGGCATCGGTGATCTGACGGTTTCCGGCATGACCAAAGAAGGCTTATCGGTTGAGGAGGCCCGGCAACGCTGCTGGTATGTGGATTCCAAAGGCCTCGTGGTAAAAAGCCGCAGCGATCTGACCGGCCATAAACTCCGCTATGCCCATGACCACGAATTTCTCCCCGACTTTCTGACCGCGGTGGAAGCTCTGAAGCCCACGGCTATTATCGGGGTATCCGGGAGACACGGGGGCTTCACGCAACCTGTCTTGGAGGCCATGGCCAGTATGAACGAGCGGCCCATGGTCTTCTCCCTGTCAAACCCCACCTCCAATACGGAATGTACTGCGGAAGAGGCCTACAGATGGACCCAAGGACGCGCCATTTATGCCAGCGGCAGCCCCTTTGACCCGGTTATCTTTGACGGCAAGAAATTGGTGCCGGCCCAGGGCAACAACGTCTACATCTTCCCCGGGGTCGGCTTGGGGGTACTCGCCTGCGGAAGCCAACGGGTCACCGATGAAATGTTTTTTGTGGCGGCGAAAGCCCTGGCCGCTGAAGTATCGGAAGGTGACCTGGAGCTCGGGAGTGTCTATCCGCCTCTTTGCAAAATCCGGGAAGTCTCGGTCAAGGTCGCAGCCGTGGTGGCAGAAGTTGCCTACCAGCGCAATCTGGCCACCAAGCCAAGACCCGATGATCTCCCGGCCTATATCAAGTCTCAAATGTATGAGCCTAAGTACCAAAGTTATGTTTAG